The Natronogracilivirga saccharolytica genome includes a window with the following:
- a CDS encoding rod-binding protein — MNIENLLQLKNVSPGDDRHETIRREKTAEEFEELFARHLVREMTKNTFEMADNNGGPGQANSMYREFVTDTLAGKLASQRQLGMADLVTKYWNSQPGLNEKDENRPASEGPVELNDKRTENHTLK; from the coding sequence ATGAATATTGAAAATCTCCTCCAGCTGAAAAATGTATCACCGGGTGACGACCGCCACGAGACCATCCGCCGGGAAAAAACGGCTGAAGAGTTTGAGGAACTGTTTGCGCGTCATCTCGTTCGTGAAATGACTAAAAATACGTTCGAAATGGCCGATAACAATGGTGGGCCCGGACAGGCAAACAGCATGTACCGTGAATTTGTAACAGACACGCTTGCCGGAAAACTGGCATCACAAAGGCAGCTCGGAATGGCTGACCTGGTGACGAAATACTGGAACAGCCAACCCGGACTCAATGAAAAAGATGAAAACAGGCCGGCTTCTGAAGGACCGGTGGAATTGAACGACAAAAGAACGGAAAACCACACTTTGAAGTGA
- a CDS encoding sigma-54-dependent transcriptional regulator, with protein sequence MKGRILIVDDDKLLLDFMEEHLTMNKYDIQSFESPEKALSWLEKNSVDLVISDVKMREMTGDEVLNHVKKHHPGTGVILMTGFGNIEHSVNAIRKGAFDYITKPFTAREVLYRINRYFNSLTEDSSNKESQQKEPASRQQPASEAAATHEQDLSESQKKGKTPGPKKVKMVGRHKNIKKLLNLLPRIANNNAPVLIQGESGTGKEVYAHLVQQESNRANEAYVKINCANLPSELVESTLFGHVKGAFTGAITDKKGAFDKADSGTLLLDEITEIEISIQAKLLRVLQEKEFQRVGSQKPVKVDVRIIATTNLNIKEAMAENRFREDLFYRLNVFPIVIPPLRERKEDIPLLVEHLIKRYTDEYELPEKKPTDELMNYLMQQEWKGNVRELDNVIHRGVILSGDKDELCIDDIEDQLFSQASEEIKSEVLSDVPLIPIEEMELLMIKKALERTRGNQKEAGKLLGISDRTIRNKLKNSGYSAEDEEQLIGSRH encoded by the coding sequence ATGAAAGGTCGCATACTTATTGTCGACGACGATAAATTATTGCTTGATTTCATGGAAGAGCACCTGACCATGAACAAGTATGATATTCAGTCTTTTGAATCTCCCGAAAAAGCGCTCTCATGGCTGGAAAAAAACAGCGTTGACCTCGTCATTAGTGATGTCAAAATGCGGGAAATGACCGGGGATGAGGTTCTGAATCATGTAAAAAAGCACCACCCGGGTACGGGAGTCATCCTGATGACGGGCTTCGGCAACATCGAGCATTCGGTCAACGCCATCCGCAAAGGCGCTTTTGACTACATTACCAAGCCATTCACTGCACGCGAAGTGCTGTATCGCATCAACAGGTATTTCAACAGTCTCACAGAGGATTCCAGCAATAAAGAATCGCAGCAAAAAGAACCTGCTTCCAGACAGCAGCCTGCCTCTGAAGCGGCAGCCACCCATGAGCAGGACCTTTCAGAGTCTCAGAAAAAAGGGAAGACTCCCGGACCCAAAAAAGTCAAAATGGTCGGGAGGCACAAAAACATAAAAAAGCTGCTCAACCTGCTTCCCCGAATTGCCAACAATAACGCGCCCGTGCTTATTCAGGGTGAAAGCGGCACCGGGAAAGAGGTTTATGCACATCTGGTCCAGCAGGAAAGCAACCGGGCCAACGAGGCTTATGTCAAGATTAACTGCGCCAACCTGCCCTCCGAACTGGTGGAGAGCACCCTGTTCGGTCATGTCAAGGGAGCGTTCACCGGAGCTATTACCGACAAAAAAGGCGCCTTTGACAAGGCAGACAGCGGAACCCTGCTTCTGGACGAAATCACCGAAATCGAAATCAGCATCCAGGCCAAGCTGCTTCGTGTCCTGCAGGAAAAGGAATTTCAGCGGGTCGGAAGCCAGAAACCGGTCAAGGTTGATGTCCGCATCATCGCCACTACCAACCTGAACATCAAGGAAGCCATGGCCGAAAACCGTTTCCGGGAGGATCTCTTCTACCGGCTTAATGTATTTCCGATTGTCATCCCGCCGCTTCGTGAAAGAAAAGAGGATATCCCGCTCCTGGTTGAGCATCTGATCAAAAGATATACCGATGAGTATGAACTTCCGGAAAAAAAGCCGACCGATGAACTCATGAATTATCTCATGCAGCAGGAGTGGAAAGGCAACGTTCGGGAGCTGGACAATGTCATTCACAGGGGCGTGATCCTTTCCGGTGACAAAGACGAACTGTGCATCGATGACATCGAAGATCAGCTCTTCTCTCAGGCTTCTGAAGAAATAAAATCCGAGGTGCTGTCCGATGTTCCGCTTATTCCCATCGAAGAGATGGAACTGCTGATGATCAAGAAGGCGCTGGAGCGCACCCGCGGCAATCAGAAGGAAGCGGGCAAACTGCTCGGCATCTCAGACCGGACCATTCGCAACAAGCTGAAAAACAGCGGATATTCAGCTGAAGATGAGGAACAGCTGATCGGCTCCCGGCACTGA
- the flgK gene encoding flagellar hook-associated protein FlgK — MKTLFEISKSGLQSAERSLSVTSNNVINADTPGYSRQRVEKEPVGQHVRGLHSGLGVNITSISRLRNELIDVQLGDKRQEMGFMEEKIKLYEQLETSVASDSGGDLDVRIGSLFDTFSELSNDPQDFSVRNNLVGEARQLSEKMGDMDRSIDRVSDVTRDSVNTTVDKINEILADLASLNKSITVSDAMERPDHASLDVQVQKLEELSELVDIETMTAKNGGLEIRIGGVQVLNQDTHREIVAHNDDVEKQFDLRLENGTSVNASGGKLAAGIDIYENEIPGMKDRLDRIAETLVTEINTLHSSGYGLADDESRDFFDPDFTSASDIRINQEIADNHEHIAASSVAGQAGNGDMAASMAELRNEQLIDGRKVVDYAVNLISEPGSNLAQLRTAADSRESEIRMLEVQQEREAGVNVDEELSKLIQYQNAYQGAARVMSSAQQMYDTLISLVR, encoded by the coding sequence ATGAAAACCCTATTTGAAATTTCCAAAAGCGGACTGCAAAGCGCGGAACGGTCGCTGTCAGTGACTTCCAATAATGTCATCAATGCCGATACACCGGGATACAGTCGTCAGAGAGTGGAGAAAGAGCCGGTAGGCCAGCACGTAAGGGGTCTCCATTCCGGACTCGGGGTGAATATCACCAGCATATCGCGGCTTCGCAATGAACTTATTGATGTCCAGCTTGGCGACAAGCGCCAGGAAATGGGCTTCATGGAGGAAAAAATCAAACTGTACGAACAGCTGGAAACATCGGTTGCTTCCGATTCCGGCGGCGATCTTGATGTGCGTATCGGCAGCCTGTTCGATACGTTTTCAGAACTCTCCAACGATCCGCAGGACTTCAGTGTCCGCAATAACCTGGTCGGAGAAGCCCGGCAGCTTTCGGAAAAGATGGGGGACATGGACCGCAGTATTGACCGCGTTAGCGACGTCACCAGAGATTCGGTGAATACCACCGTTGACAAGATCAATGAAATCCTGGCTGACCTGGCCAGCCTGAACAAGTCCATCACTGTCTCCGATGCCATGGAACGACCGGATCATGCCAGTCTGGATGTACAGGTTCAGAAGCTTGAGGAGCTCTCCGAGCTGGTCGACATCGAAACGATGACCGCCAAAAACGGCGGACTCGAGATTCGCATCGGCGGTGTGCAGGTCCTCAACCAGGACACGCACCGGGAAATCGTTGCGCATAATGACGATGTCGAAAAGCAGTTCGACCTGCGCCTGGAGAACGGAACTTCGGTGAATGCCAGCGGAGGCAAGCTGGCTGCCGGCATTGATATTTATGAAAATGAAATACCCGGTATGAAAGACCGCCTCGACCGGATTGCAGAGACGCTCGTTACCGAAATCAACACCCTGCACAGCAGCGGATATGGTCTGGCCGATGACGAATCGCGCGACTTTTTCGACCCGGATTTCACCTCGGCATCCGACATCCGCATCAATCAGGAGATTGCGGATAATCACGAGCACATCGCGGCATCATCTGTTGCCGGACAGGCAGGAAACGGTGACATGGCGGCATCCATGGCCGAATTGCGGAACGAGCAGCTTATAGACGGACGGAAAGTTGTGGACTACGCGGTCAACCTTATCAGCGAGCCCGGAAGCAATCTGGCGCAGCTGCGGACGGCGGCCGACTCCAGAGAATCCGAGATACGGATGCTGGAAGTTCAGCAGGAGCGTGAGGCCGGGGTGAATGTGGATGAGGAGCTGAGCAAGCTCATCCAGTATCAGAACGCCTATCAGGGAGCCGCACGGGTCATGTCATCAGCCCAGCAAATGTACGATACACTAATCAGTCTTGTGAGGTAA
- a CDS encoding flagellar basal body L-ring protein FlgH — protein MSRQIISITLFFTAVSLIAAAAMPASAQNSLYRDVKAQEVGDIITVILQENISGSSSSDSRRNSSTGGEASGSTSSNFLPFEPYFGSSASVNYDADERNLANQQQLLEGYLSVQIREVTERGDLIVSGSRLTEINGELHEITLDGVVRSNDVDSRNRVPSYRVANAEINYQKKQGISQSSRRPGFARRLVFYGIGAAMGAAILVRELQ, from the coding sequence ATGTCCAGGCAAATTATTTCGATAACGTTGTTTTTTACTGCTGTCAGCCTCATTGCCGCTGCGGCAATGCCGGCATCAGCGCAGAACTCTCTTTACCGCGATGTAAAAGCGCAGGAGGTCGGCGATATCATCACAGTGATTCTTCAGGAGAATATTTCCGGCAGTTCGTCCTCGGATTCAAGAAGGAACTCAAGCACCGGCGGTGAGGCTTCGGGATCCACATCAAGCAACTTCCTCCCATTTGAACCCTATTTCGGCAGCAGTGCATCCGTCAATTACGACGCCGATGAGCGGAATCTTGCCAATCAGCAGCAGCTTCTGGAAGGCTATCTCAGCGTCCAGATCCGGGAAGTTACCGAACGCGGTGACCTGATTGTGAGCGGCAGCAGGCTTACAGAGATCAACGGAGAGCTCCACGAGATTACACTTGATGGTGTTGTGCGGTCCAATGACGTGGACAGCCGCAACCGGGTGCCCTCTTATCGCGTGGCCAATGCAGAAATCAATTACCAGAAAAAGCAGGGCATCAGTCAGTCATCCAGACGGCCCGGTTTTGCGAGAAGGCTGGTGTTTTACGGTATCGGCGCTGCTATGGGAGCAGCCATACTGGTCCGCGAGCTTCAGTGA
- the flgG gene encoding flagellar basal-body rod protein FlgG → MFRALSTGALGMSAQQKSVDNIANNLANVNTTGYKRTSIAFQDMFYEKVASSKHGAAASRPANDGPSLEIGHGSQPVATLRNFMQGPVEETGAALDVAINGTGFFQVEMPDGSIAYTRDGNFSRDSSGLMVNNSGLPLADMIEIPMEAVGIEISQEGVVTAQMAGDAGQIDLGQIEMAKFINPGGLTAMGDNLFSETEASGMPFYGNPGEEGFGVLRQGYLEQSNVDIVNEMVKLIEAQRAYETNSKVVQTAEDMMQVTNGIKR, encoded by the coding sequence ATGTTTCGAGCACTGAGCACCGGCGCACTTGGTATGAGCGCCCAGCAGAAATCGGTGGACAATATTGCCAACAACCTGGCCAATGTTAATACGACCGGCTACAAGCGGACATCCATCGCGTTCCAGGATATGTTTTATGAGAAAGTGGCCTCTTCAAAGCACGGGGCCGCGGCGAGCAGGCCGGCCAATGACGGGCCTTCCCTGGAAATCGGACATGGCTCCCAGCCTGTTGCGACGCTGAGAAACTTCATGCAGGGTCCGGTCGAGGAGACCGGGGCCGCCCTGGATGTTGCGATCAACGGCACCGGATTCTTCCAGGTCGAAATGCCTGACGGAAGCATCGCATACACCCGTGACGGTAACTTCAGCCGCGACTCCTCCGGTTTGATGGTGAATAATTCCGGTCTTCCGCTTGCCGATATGATCGAGATACCGATGGAAGCAGTCGGAATCGAGATTTCACAGGAAGGCGTTGTCACAGCTCAGATGGCAGGTGATGCCGGACAAATAGACCTGGGTCAGATCGAAATGGCCAAGTTCATCAATCCCGGCGGACTGACGGCGATGGGTGACAACCTGTTTTCCGAGACCGAAGCATCCGGAATGCCGTTCTACGGCAACCCGGGTGAGGAAGGATTCGGCGTGCTCAGGCAGGGTTATCTGGAGCAGTCCAACGTGGATATCGTCAATGAAATGGTGAAGCTGATCGAGGCGCAGCGCGCTTATGAAACCAATTCCAAAGTTGTGCAGACAGCTGAGGATATGATGCAGGTCACCAACGGCATTAAACGCTGA
- a CDS encoding flagellar hook-basal body protein → MIDRFQSHMQAMQMFSKAQDITANNLANINTPGFKGDTQFQRILTEQVDGQQVKHTVPMQSVNLSQGELEPTGNTFDFGINGEGFFMIEKDGQANLSRDGRFHLDPDGYLKDSRGGHVMGHAGRIHIPEYFHAMDHDNGNAQLEVAKDGTIRLNDEVYDQIRVVRVDDPSALERRGNAYFSAPGAMLQPQDENSEVVQGYFEKGNVQALEEMTGLMKNMQMFEAQQRAMRTTDELLSQATNTLGRF, encoded by the coding sequence ATGATCGACCGTTTTCAGTCTCATATGCAGGCCATGCAGATGTTCTCCAAAGCACAGGATATCACGGCGAACAATCTGGCCAATATAAATACACCCGGTTTTAAAGGGGATACGCAGTTTCAAAGAATTCTGACCGAGCAGGTGGACGGGCAGCAGGTGAAGCACACCGTCCCGATGCAAAGCGTCAACCTCTCCCAGGGTGAACTTGAACCCACGGGAAACACCTTCGACTTTGGTATCAACGGGGAGGGTTTTTTCATGATCGAGAAGGACGGACAGGCGAATCTTTCCAGAGACGGCCGTTTTCATCTTGATCCGGACGGGTATCTGAAAGACAGCCGCGGCGGACATGTGATGGGCCACGCCGGAAGGATACATATTCCCGAGTATTTCCATGCCATGGACCATGACAACGGCAATGCACAGCTGGAGGTGGCCAAAGACGGCACGATACGGTTGAATGATGAGGTGTATGACCAGATACGTGTTGTGCGCGTCGATGATCCGTCAGCTCTGGAGCGGCGCGGAAACGCCTATTTCTCGGCACCGGGAGCCATGCTTCAACCACAGGATGAAAACAGCGAGGTCGTTCAGGGGTATTTTGAAAAGGGCAATGTGCAGGCTCTGGAAGAAATGACCGGACTGATGAAGAATATGCAGATGTTTGAAGCTCAGCAGCGGGCCATGCGCACCACGGACGAGCTTTTATCCCAGGCAACCAACACGCTGGGAAGATTTTAA
- a CDS encoding tetratricopeptide repeat protein, with amino-acid sequence MNTEQGQQKHRIDWVEPALYLSDSSKPVPSTLFQWLKVFPAVQVASPDACPKSLEGKVSWYRYTDEENRTGVWNKMAAAAKAPWVLFLQDDEKPDLSSIPGIQDISEDYWKPVLIRWRENGSMHQCYQIRLVSSAADNPFDGIGLPDGSGYLFRKKIRLGHQPVTIQRESDPFADLDTERELVSPRPSSQSFLVAGRRLVQQGDYVLAAAQFRKVLKTEKLLVCDRAAALNGLAGCKAEQFKWDRAAEFAEKSIRLQPRQWLPYLILFRIHQLGKRWQEAHDVLSEYHRMNKQVSGASFDRTLSETETLKQLADMSARAGNMEGAFSYYQKLYESDKAAVASDDSEASVKADSGNKLLERLLIFALELEKYDCSVHYYRKMFGDIPPGEMDEQREELLFDCLGLFMRNGWYDFASARYKELVENEPENDVYMRRWLVALSKSKDIDKARSLLTGIRRRKRKAV; translated from the coding sequence ATGAACACAGAACAAGGACAGCAGAAGCACAGGATCGACTGGGTCGAGCCGGCACTGTATCTGTCGGATTCATCAAAACCGGTTCCTTCAACTCTGTTTCAGTGGCTGAAAGTGTTTCCGGCAGTTCAGGTCGCCTCTCCGGACGCGTGTCCGAAGTCGCTTGAGGGCAAAGTCTCCTGGTACCGTTATACTGATGAGGAAAACCGGACCGGTGTGTGGAATAAAATGGCGGCCGCAGCAAAAGCGCCTTGGGTTCTTTTTCTTCAGGATGATGAAAAACCGGATCTCAGCTCGATTCCCGGCATACAGGATATCTCAGAAGATTACTGGAAACCGGTATTGATCCGGTGGCGCGAAAACGGATCGATGCACCAGTGCTATCAGATCCGGCTGGTATCATCGGCTGCCGACAACCCGTTCGACGGGATCGGGCTGCCTGACGGCAGCGGCTATCTCTTCAGAAAGAAAATCCGTCTCGGTCATCAGCCCGTTACCATTCAGCGCGAAAGTGACCCGTTTGCTGATCTGGATACCGAACGGGAGCTCGTTTCGCCAAGGCCGTCATCACAATCGTTTCTCGTGGCAGGAAGAAGGCTTGTTCAGCAGGGTGATTACGTACTTGCGGCGGCTCAGTTCCGCAAAGTGCTGAAGACCGAAAAATTGCTTGTTTGTGACAGGGCAGCCGCCCTGAACGGCCTGGCCGGATGCAAGGCCGAGCAGTTCAAATGGGACCGGGCTGCTGAATTTGCAGAAAAATCCATCCGGCTGCAGCCGCGCCAGTGGCTTCCTTATCTGATCCTTTTCCGGATCCATCAGCTTGGAAAGCGATGGCAGGAAGCACATGATGTCCTGAGTGAATATCACAGGATGAACAAGCAGGTCTCGGGAGCCAGCTTTGACCGCACATTGTCGGAAACAGAGACCCTTAAACAACTGGCCGACATGTCAGCGCGCGCAGGGAATATGGAAGGTGCGTTTTCGTATTACCAGAAACTGTATGAGTCTGATAAGGCAGCTGTTGCGTCTGATGATTCTGAAGCGTCTGTTAAGGCTGATTCCGGCAATAAGCTTCTGGAACGGCTTTTGATTTTTGCCCTGGAGCTGGAAAAATACGACTGTTCGGTACACTACTACCGCAAGATGTTCGGTGATATCCCGCCGGGTGAAATGGATGAACAGCGGGAGGAGCTTCTTTTTGACTGCCTGGGTTTGTTTATGAGGAACGGATGGTACGATTTTGCTTCCGCCCGCTATAAGGAACTTGTGGAAAATGAGCCCGAAAACGATGTGTATATGCGCAGATGGCTCGTAGCGCTGTCTAAAAGCAAGGATATCGACAAGGCGCGGTCGCTGCTGACTGGCATCAGGAGAAGGAAACGCAAAGCAGTTTAG
- the flgL gene encoding flagellar hook-associated protein FlgL: MRITQKIIFDDFMRDINKNRSKMAGIQSDLSSGKRVRIPSQDPVSFQRSRIVEEDIRKQEQYQKNISNGLRQGRLAQEALDETIDSLIDIKRIATHGASDTSRDKVRESMAEEISGIKDTMVATLNGSYGDRYLFAGTNSDQEPMEFDDAAPGGVANNSNDTTPRVQAGDKLFIEISINGVELRDTDAGDMFEVIGNIEQALMDDDTESLNAMLTDISEVIDHTSIMASRLGNNINRLEFMTEQYESTNIVMESDVSELVDTDYAKSFSDMQRTQIAFEAAMAVHTQMIHNTLLDYL; this comes from the coding sequence ATGCGCATCACTCAGAAAATCATTTTTGACGATTTCATGCGGGATATCAACAAAAACCGCAGCAAGATGGCCGGCATTCAGTCGGACCTTTCCAGCGGGAAGCGGGTGCGGATACCCTCGCAGGATCCTGTTTCCTTCCAGCGAAGCCGGATTGTTGAAGAGGATATCCGCAAACAGGAGCAGTATCAGAAAAATATCAGCAACGGGTTGCGTCAGGGCAGACTGGCTCAGGAAGCTCTTGATGAAACCATCGACAGTCTCATCGATATCAAGCGAATTGCCACTCACGGAGCATCGGATACCTCGCGCGATAAAGTCAGAGAGTCCATGGCGGAAGAGATTTCCGGCATCAAGGATACCATGGTTGCGACATTGAACGGATCCTATGGTGACAGATATCTGTTTGCCGGGACCAACTCCGATCAGGAGCCGATGGAGTTTGATGATGCCGCTCCCGGCGGGGTGGCCAACAACAGCAACGATACGACACCCAGGGTCCAGGCCGGCGACAAGCTGTTCATTGAGATCAGCATCAACGGTGTGGAACTGCGGGACACCGACGCAGGGGACATGTTCGAAGTCATCGGCAATATCGAACAGGCGCTGATGGATGATGACACCGAATCGCTGAACGCCATGCTCACGGATATCAGCGAAGTGATCGATCATACCTCCATCATGGCATCCCGCCTCGGGAACAACATCAACAGGCTGGAATTCATGACCGAGCAGTATGAATCGACCAACATTGTGATGGAATCGGATGTCAGCGAGCTGGTTGACACCGATTATGCCAAGTCATTTTCAGATATGCAGCGGACTCAGATTGCTTTCGAAGCCGCCATGGCGGTACACACACAGATGATTCACAATACGCTGCTTGATTATCTGTAG
- the flgA gene encoding flagellar basal body P-ring formation chaperone FlgA: MKIHPFLLPRLLIASVLLCCSVGAVQCVAAAKGENGAVDRILEAAQTALEERHDPDRYRFATDPRWIPRSLASEPASSVREVSLEGSVGRYTSFSVEYSSGGRNRTADIQLKVTMEKKLPVTSERVTSGTVISDDHLEYRWVEIGRWRGQLVSEADELPGKTLRRTLAMGEPVRRADITTEYLVEAGESVTLVFINSGTRIDLSATARQSGALNEDIRLYSEETRRTYLGTVSGNGEVIWKRTL, encoded by the coding sequence ATGAAAATTCATCCTTTTCTATTACCCCGGCTACTGATTGCATCCGTGCTGCTCTGTTGCAGCGTGGGTGCAGTTCAGTGCGTTGCCGCTGCTAAGGGTGAGAACGGTGCGGTGGACCGGATTCTTGAAGCCGCACAAACGGCGCTGGAAGAGCGGCATGATCCGGACCGCTACCGGTTTGCTACGGATCCCAGGTGGATACCGCGGTCCCTGGCTTCCGAACCCGCTTCATCTGTCCGGGAAGTGTCTCTGGAGGGCAGTGTCGGGCGATACACCTCTTTTTCTGTTGAATATTCAAGCGGCGGCAGAAATCGCACGGCTGATATTCAACTCAAGGTCACTATGGAGAAAAAGCTGCCGGTAACCTCGGAAAGGGTGACCTCGGGTACGGTGATTTCTGATGATCACCTGGAATACCGCTGGGTGGAAATCGGCCGCTGGCGGGGACAACTGGTTTCCGAAGCTGACGAGCTTCCGGGCAAGACACTCAGACGGACACTGGCCATGGGCGAGCCGGTGCGTCGCGCGGATATTACCACCGAGTATCTTGTAGAAGCCGGGGAAAGTGTCACGCTGGTATTTATTAACAGCGGAACACGTATTGACCTGTCCGCCACGGCAAGGCAGAGCGGAGCACTGAATGAAGATATCCGTCTCTACAGCGAGGAGACACGGAGAACCTATCTCGGCACCGTTTCCGGAAACGGAGAGGTAATCTGGAAGCGGACACTGTAG
- the flhB gene encoding flagellar biosynthesis protein FlhB, with protein sequence MSQKKNDQEKTEEPTARKLEKAREEGNVSISKEVSSVVLMFIAIVMLLYSGGFMYSRLETMFETFFMNAAAPVDNEQQAISHLENALWFGMEMIMPLMLILLITALLVNLAQTGGVFSTKAIKPKASKISPASGFKRIFSMKGFMELVKGFAKLFIVTVVIYFTVRNDVDHFLQFSVMPLGYTLDESGSYLLMFVTRILAALFILSIVDAIYQRFQHHKDLRMTKQEVKDEHKQMEGDPHIKSQRRKAAMSMRNKRRMDHSVLQSDVVVTNPTHYAIALQYDPEENEAPIVMAKGQRKKALRIRELAEHYGIPIVENKPVAQALFASAEEDEYIPADLYRAVAEILAYVYKLKNKSHN encoded by the coding sequence ATGTCACAGAAGAAAAACGATCAGGAAAAAACCGAGGAACCAACGGCCCGCAAACTCGAAAAGGCGCGGGAAGAAGGCAATGTCAGCATCAGCAAAGAGGTCTCCTCTGTTGTTCTGATGTTCATAGCGATCGTTATGCTTCTATATTCCGGCGGATTTATGTACAGCCGTCTGGAAACGATGTTCGAAACATTTTTCATGAATGCCGCCGCCCCGGTGGACAACGAGCAGCAGGCCATCAGCCACCTTGAAAACGCCCTGTGGTTTGGAATGGAAATGATCATGCCGCTGATGCTGATCCTGCTCATCACGGCGCTTCTTGTAAACCTTGCTCAGACGGGCGGCGTGTTCTCCACCAAGGCGATCAAGCCAAAAGCCAGCAAAATCAGTCCCGCCAGCGGATTCAAGCGCATCTTTTCGATGAAGGGGTTCATGGAACTGGTCAAGGGATTCGCCAAACTCTTTATCGTGACTGTTGTGATCTATTTCACCGTCCGCAACGACGTCGACCATTTTCTTCAGTTCTCCGTTATGCCGCTCGGATACACGCTTGATGAATCGGGTTCCTACCTTCTGATGTTCGTCACCCGCATACTGGCCGCACTGTTCATTCTTTCCATCGTAGATGCCATTTATCAGCGGTTTCAGCATCACAAGGATCTGCGTATGACCAAGCAGGAGGTCAAGGATGAGCACAAGCAGATGGAGGGAGACCCGCATATCAAAAGTCAGCGCCGGAAGGCGGCCATGTCCATGCGCAACAAGCGCCGCATGGATCACTCGGTACTCCAGTCGGATGTCGTGGTAACCAACCCTACCCATTATGCCATCGCATTGCAGTATGACCCCGAAGAAAATGAGGCGCCGATCGTCATGGCCAAGGGTCAGAGGAAAAAAGCTTTGCGGATTCGCGAACTTGCCGAACATTATGGCATACCAATTGTAGAAAACAAACCGGTTGCCCAGGCACTTTTTGCCTCGGCGGAGGAAGATGAATACATACCCGCCGACCTTTACCGGGCCGTAGCCGAAATTCTGGCGTACGTATACAAACTCAAAAACAAATCGCACAACTGA
- a CDS encoding flagellar basal body P-ring protein FlgI, giving the protein MTAFRNILIFVMAGLFLVPINGELSAQTRLSDLVEVEQARRKELIGYGLVTGLDRTGDRTLSSRGSVFTVQSIANMLENFGITIDGDRLRTRNVAAVMVTATIGPYHAPGSEIDVTVSSLGDASSLQGGVLLQTPLFDPDNEEVFAKAQGPLIVGGITAEIPGARITRNQTLTATVPGGGMVEKNTTFSHDSETPLGLVLRDPNHTNARRIVEQINETFDEDLAHIEHPGLVRVAWPEAFRDDAGNMNVFTSLIMEQEITVDTPARVVINERTGTIVAGGNVIIDEVMIAHGNIQVRTQVTPFISQPPPFSPGETVVGQIPEVGISEQAAQTLLLEPETTVDQLSGSLNSLGLSPRDIISIFQALDRSGSLRGKLIVM; this is encoded by the coding sequence ATGACCGCGTTCAGAAACATATTGATTTTTGTGATGGCCGGGTTGTTCCTGGTTCCGATCAACGGTGAGTTGTCGGCCCAGACCCGCCTGAGCGACCTGGTGGAGGTAGAGCAGGCGCGCCGTAAAGAACTGATCGGATACGGACTGGTAACGGGACTCGACCGTACCGGAGACCGCACGCTCAGCAGCCGAGGATCGGTTTTCACCGTCCAGTCCATCGCAAACATGCTTGAAAATTTCGGCATTACCATAGACGGTGACCGGCTGCGGACCCGCAATGTTGCGGCCGTAATGGTGACGGCTACCATCGGACCCTACCATGCACCGGGCAGCGAGATTGATGTGACCGTATCGTCCCTCGGGGATGCCAGCAGTCTTCAGGGAGGCGTGTTGCTGCAGACCCCGCTTTTTGATCCGGATAATGAGGAGGTTTTTGCAAAAGCACAGGGGCCGCTTATTGTAGGCGGGATTACCGCCGAGATACCGGGTGCGCGTATTACCCGCAATCAAACACTGACGGCCACGGTCCCGGGAGGGGGGATGGTCGAAAAAAACACCACGTTTTCGCATGACAGTGAAACTCCGCTGGGATTGGTGCTTCGTGACCCCAATCACACAAACGCCCGGCGTATAGTCGAACAGATTAATGAAACGTTTGACGAAGATCTGGCGCATATTGAGCATCCCGGACTGGTTCGGGTTGCGTGGCCGGAGGCGTTCCGCGACGACGCAGGAAACATGAACGTGTTTACCAGCCTGATCATGGAGCAGGAAATTACTGTTGACACACCGGCACGGGTCGTCATCAACGAACGCACCGGCACGATTGTAGCCGGTGGCAATGTCATTATCGATGAAGTGATGATTGCACACGGCAACATTCAGGTGCGTACGCAGGTGACGCCATTCATATCCCAGCCACCGCCGTTCTCACCGGGTGAAACCGTTGTGGGACAGATACCGGAAGTGGGCATCAGCGAGCAGGCGGCCCAGACTCTTCTTCTGGAGCCGGAGACGACGGTCGATCAGCTTTCGGGATCGTTGAACTCACTGGGACTCAGTCCCCGCGATATCATCTCCATCTTTCAGGCGCTTGACCGGTCGGGTTCTCTCAGGGGAAAACTTATTGTGATGTAA